The following proteins come from a genomic window of Clupea harengus chromosome 22, Ch_v2.0.2, whole genome shotgun sequence:
- the ppp1r7 gene encoding protein phosphatase 1 regulatory subunit 7 produces the protein MATLSVGEPQEMEVDRRGESEESGDDETKRKSINGEADPQQPSTDKEESPVDMDTITLDPEEEDVDLIHCRIGKIEGLEVLQKAKTLSLRQNLIKCVENLESLVSLRELDLYDNQIRKLENLDALTELEQLDVSFNVLRKTEGVEQLSKLTKLFLLHNKIASIANLDNLTNLEMLELGSNRIRMIENLDSLSSLQSLFLGTNKITQLQNLDGLHNLTVLSIQSNRITKMEGLQCLVNLKELYLSHNGVEVIEGLENNKKLTTLDIAANRIKKIENISHLTELQEFWMNDNQIDNWSDLDELKNAKGLETVYLERNPLQKDPQYRRKIMLALPSVRQIDATFIRF, from the exons ATGGCTACCTTGTCTGTTGGCGAGCCCCAAGAAATGGAAG TTGATAGGAGGGGAGAGTCAGAGGAATCTGGCGATGATGAGACTAAGAGGAAGAGCATCAATGGAGAAGCTGACCCTCAGCAACCATCAACAG ATAAAGAGGAGTCTCCTGTTGATATGGACACTATAACCCTTGATCCTGAAGAGGAG GATGTAGATCTTATCCATTGCCGAATTGGCAAGATTGAGGGGTTAGAGGTCTTACAGAAGGCAAAG ACACTTTCTCTCAGACAGAACCTCATTAAGTGCGTTGAGAATCTTGAAAGTCTGGTGTCATTACGGGAGCTGGACCTCTATGACAACCAGATCCGCAAATTGGAAAACCTTGATGCACTCACTGAGCTGGA GCAGTTGGACGTATCCTTTAATGTCTTGAGAAAAACGGAGGGTGTGGAGCAGCTCAGTAAGCTCACCAAGCTCTTCCTGCTTCACAACAAGATAGCGTCCATTGCCAACCTTGATAACCTGACCAACCTGGAAATGCTAGAGCTTGGGTCCAATCGCATTCGG aTGATAGAGAATCTGGATTCACTGTCTTCTCTGCAAAGTTTGTTTCTCGGAACAAATAAAATCACCCAGTTGCAAAACCTTGATGGCTTACATAATCTCACCGTCCTCAGTATTCAA AGCAATCGGATCACAAAAATGGAGGGTTTGCAATGTCTAGTAAACTTAAAGGAGCTGTACCTGAGTCACAATGGAGTTGAAGTTATTGAGGGATTGGAAAACAAT AAAAAGCTGACAACTCTGGACATCGCTGCCAACCggataaaaaaaattgaaaatatcAGCCACCTGACAGAGTTGCAGGAGTTCTGG ATGAATGATAATCAAATTGACAACTGGTCAGATCTTGATGAGCTGAAGAATGCCAAAGGCTTAGAGACGGTTTATCTAGAGAGGAACCCGCTACAAAAGGACCCTCAGTACAGACGCAAGATCATGTTGGCTTTGCCCAGCGTTAGGCAAATTGATGCCACCTTCATCCGCTTTTGA